In Halorubellus sp. JP-L1, one DNA window encodes the following:
- a CDS encoding DNA methyltransferase, producing MDTYLALEYEHDTPLPEGFDDEFRTPHALVERFLDEYTDPGDRVFDPFAGFGTTLAVAERLGRTAYGVEYDDEMVTYARRHIPDEDDDRVRHGSVLDLDPSWVPACDCCFTSPPFMEREDDRNPFENYAGESTYADYLDDVETAFSRVQSVLAPGARVVVDVSNMKHEGRVTPLAWDVADRVSNVLHFDGEVVVTWTGGEDRDHGDGRFGYGYDHSYCLTFTKNGA from the coding sequence ATGGACACGTACCTCGCGCTCGAGTACGAGCACGACACGCCGCTCCCGGAGGGATTCGACGACGAGTTCCGGACGCCCCACGCGCTCGTCGAGCGATTCCTCGACGAGTACACCGACCCCGGCGACCGCGTCTTCGACCCGTTCGCGGGGTTCGGGACGACGCTCGCCGTCGCCGAGCGCCTCGGTCGGACGGCCTACGGCGTCGAGTACGACGACGAGATGGTCACGTACGCGCGACGGCACATCCCCGACGAGGACGACGACCGCGTTCGTCACGGGAGCGTGCTCGACCTCGACCCGTCGTGGGTCCCCGCGTGCGACTGCTGCTTCACGTCCCCGCCGTTCATGGAACGCGAGGACGACCGGAACCCCTTCGAGAACTACGCGGGCGAGAGCACGTACGCGGACTACCTCGACGACGTCGAGACCGCGTTCTCGCGGGTCCAGTCGGTGCTCGCACCCGGCGCACGGGTCGTCGTCGACGTCTCGAACATGAAGCACGAGGGGCGCGTTACGCCGCTGGCGTGGGACGTCGCCGACCGCGTCTCGAACGTCCTCCACTTCGACGGAGAAGTCGTCGTCACGTGGACGGGCGGCGAGGACCGAGACCACGGCGACGGCCGCTTCGGCTACGGCTACGACCACTCGTACTGCCTCACGTTCACGAAAAACGGCGCTTAG